In one Candidatus Cloacimonadota bacterium genomic region, the following are encoded:
- the rhuM gene encoding RhuM family protein — MEKNNKLIRNSTAEFLIFTSQTGSDGIEVRVEDENVWLTQKIIAKLFEVQIPTINEHLKNIFKTKELEENSVVRNFLITASDGKKYKTKHYSLEAIIATGYRINSSRATDFREWA, encoded by the coding sequence ATGGAAAAAAATAACAAATTAATACGAAATAGTACCGCTGAATTTTTGATATTTACTTCGCAAACTGGGAGTGATGGAATTGAAGTAAGAGTTGAAGATGAAAATGTTTGGCTGACTCAAAAAATTATTGCGAAACTATTTGAAGTTCAAATTCCAACAATTAATGAACACCTAAAAAATATTTTTAAAACTAAAGAACTAGAAGAGAATTCAGTTGTTAGGAATTTCCTAATAACTGCTTCCGACGGCAAAAAATATAAAACAAAACATTATAGTTTAGAAGCAATAATTGCAACAGGCTACAGAATCAATTCTTCTCGCGCAACTGATTTCAGAGAATGGGCGTAA